The Aspergillus fumigatus Af293 chromosome 5, whole genome shotgun sequence nucleotide sequence AGAATTTAATCATTCAACAGATTGAATTGGTAGCACACGGTCCTGCTTATTACATAGGTACTTGGGCCCCTAAGCTACAAAATAGTAGGTAAGCCCAAGGTACCCAAGATACGTTAATACttaaggtaggtaggtacctaggtaggtatTATCATTGTTCTGGTGTGGTATATACACGACAAGTCATTCGAGCAGTCGGGCAAAAGAAAGAATTAGCCTCTTGACTTGGCGAAAATTCCTTCGATGCTGATTGGCTCATACCTGCCCAGCTAACTTACATCCAATCAGTCTGGTTaggctcgtcctcttctaACGCACCAGGGAATTGATGTGGGACGTACCTCTCATGCAGTACAAATCCAGCTTTTCTTGTTATGCTCTGAAATATTATCCTGGGACCTCATTATTGGTGCTCCTTGCCATTTATCAAAGCCCTACGCTTTGTTTCATCCTGCAAGTTTCTGTCTGCATTTCGCTTCCCGGAAATAGAGTCAATGTCAGAGAACACGGGAGGTCGTTCCGACCAATTTCCTGTGTCCGTCTCATCGCTTCACTTCCCTTCTGCAGCACAATCAATTTCTCAGACTTTGTCGTCACTGCGTCGATCAGCGCTGTCTATTTCCAACCGGCTTCGTTCGATTGAATCCGATGCTGCCTTCGTTGCAGAGGTTGCCGAGCACTACAGATTGCCTCTAGTTGCTAACGAAAGATGTGGGAGTTGGTACATTTCGCCGGACATCAAAGCTGGTAGTGCCTATTTCAAGAGCACGGACGGCCATACCGGTCAGTGGGATTTTAGTTTCCGTAGACTGAATCTACAAATATTGCCACTTGCTCGGCAACATGGGGGGTGAGTGAGCATTAGCTATCATTATTATCGCCCCGCTGATGCTTGGACTGATGTTGACTAAACTGCCAATAATCACTGCAGATGTATTATTGTGGATTCAACACGTCGGGGTAAATGTAAGTTTGCTTCTGAATTTCCTGTTCGGTGCGCAGCCTGGTCTTACCGGGCGCAGTGATGCCTGATGCCTTGTCTAAGACTGTACCAATATGGTGCGCCGTCATGAATCGTGCGCTTTTCCCATCCGATGCTGCATATCATGCAGTACAGCTTCCGCCGAATTATCTCGGCGCCTCGGAGGAGTCGCAGATTGAACGCCGAATTGATGGTTTCGTGAAATCGCTCAAGGTACTCTTTTCCGTCTACCATCACTGTACTCTTTTAAGCCCAGCAACTTTAGATTGACTGAAGGTCCAGGATCTCAAActggatctggatgatctcaGGCAGCAACTTGGAAAGCCTATTCGGGTGGCATGGGCCAATCGGTCCTATTTTTATCCTACCGATCTGCACAAAAAACCCGACTACAACCTTTTCGTTCTCTGCTCTGCGTCCAAACGTGTTCACGGAGCAGAAGTTTCGGAAGGTGGCTACATTCAAGGCGCAGGGGATGACAGCGAGGGCTGGGCCCAGGGGTTGACTCCGCCAGTCTTCTGGGCCCACAAAGCGATTCTTCTGAAGACGCCCGAGGAGGATTTGCCCGAACTGGTCGAAGAACTGGTGAAAGAGCATCGAGATCAGGATACTGCTGAACAAGCCACATTGGTTGCGCCTACTCGGAACCTTTATATCAGTCAGACGAACGCCAGTATTAACGACTGTGGTCTCTATGACCTCGTAATCGATTGCAATGGCAGACCTGAGGCCTCAGAAGGAGACCCAAAGCGCCTCAACCTTGGATGTAGGTTGTCAAAACTGGGAAGCCGCGACTTGAGACAAGAGCTCGATAAGGTTCGAGCTTTTGTCAGTTCTCAGCTCGCCACCGATC carries:
- a CDS encoding initiator tRNA phosphoribosyl transferase family protein, which codes for MSENTGGRSDQFPVSVSSLHFPSAAQSISQTLSSLRRSALSISNRLRSIESDAAFVAEVAEHYRLPLVANERCGSWYISPDIKAGSAYFKSTDGHTGQWDFSFRRLNLQILPLARQHGGCIIVDSTRRGKLMPDALSKTVPIWCAVMNRALFPSDAAYHAVQLPPNYLGASEESQIERRIDGFVKSLKDLKLDLDDLRQQLGKPIRVAWANRSYFYPTDLHKKPDYNLFVLCSASKRVHGAEVSEGGYIQGAGDDSEGWAQGLTPPVFWAHKAILLKTPEEDLPELVEELVKEHRDQDTAEQATLVAPTRNLYISQTNASINDCGLYDLVIDCNGRPEASEGDPKRLNLGCRLSKLGSRDLRQELDKVRAFVSSQLATDPSRSLLVTCETGKDLSAGALLAIMCLFYNDDGSFTTCPARRSIDKQFIRQRLAWILSSKHDVNPSRPTLQSVNAFLMERPDY